One window from the genome of Poecilia reticulata strain Guanapo linkage group LG9, Guppy_female_1.0+MT, whole genome shotgun sequence encodes:
- the cfap251 gene encoding WD repeat-containing protein 66 isoform X1, which yields MSASSEPTEKPSLISAKKQQDSGYAGKEENVQTTHNITNVQGQSQVYTATQDTLFSKEADRPAMHTLSLERVFGMNPVLPIYSLQDSSHLIFLYASAHVGIIFNHTLNSQYILQGHSFPISCMCVSEDRRWIVTVDRGPRNMVMIWDSYSGIPVNTLFECHPGSNVAAVGFSNDTKYLATLGDAEVQQSVVIWDWTSKEQKSLCHVELSPKDGFQDHIIFNPNDNTQLLSGSKTHILIYKWDAEGFKYFALKLKKVTPATDPDVSAQLTTDPSKSIPFADLCLSRSVFHWKKLQVLKAIGSSIVVWEIGKNLTEDQTQCFGRIQTVHIQQEPITVLTITDTYIVTGDIQGNVRFYDENFLLVSWYTDFNQDPIVYISFSKELPKEPNEEDYFQDVDPLIIRSFITSTINAKIIHMNTQTGVIQTVLQSDFDPLHALACHPFQPVVAFGNLQGMLRLWDYNCKAIIGNRIFETEKQIQSITFDPKGLFLAVGFRTGALYILDATTLQNNPQEIFNCIKDSIHLITFSHDSQYLATADASRVVSLFRNEGHKDSSPRWMFVGRYCSHYKPIQDLLFGVQLYSAKPRLLSVGLDRQLVEYDLEKSESNKLLLISIKRIEQSAMPRCMTWYPFFNPEEFLLVSSDNYKMKLFNSTTTMCRKTLLGPTYGSPIRKIVVLPKPTASKTKSHHLAFITDDKLGLQILPMDGNPYKSSALICHPTGASNFSCSYDGKFIFTAGGSDSSALSWKVNLDVLDAAASLGGADMDPFYSLIEGGRDGRFYKEMEDFFFYCQIRHQGTDMMKRIEVSTKIPLSEVPFLMRALGHFPTEQEIEDMFNEIKFSRYAETAKYVTDIDLEDFIKLYINHRPAFGISSEELLQAFNVLGKKNLLGTPIIQKSEMIKFLQARGEHMTGEEVAECLTTLLGVNEKEEEEALEECSLGSVIPERISAELFTRQILGLPLAIKKKVKISFQK from the exons ATGTCAGCAAGCAGCGAGCCTACAGAGAAACCAAGCTTGATAAGtgcaaaaaaacagcaggacaGTGGATATGCAGGTAAGGaagaaaatgtccaaacaaCACATAACATAACCAACGTGCAAGGGCAGTCTCAAGTCTACACAGCAACCCAAGACACACTCTTCTCAAAGGAGGCAGATCGTCCTGCAATGCATACCTTG TCACTGGAGAGGGTCTTCGGGATGAATCCTGTCCTCCCTATCTACAGTCTGCAAGACAGCAGTCATCTTATTTTCCTCTATGCCTCTGCTCATGTTGGGATCATATTCAACCACACCTTAAATTCCCAGTACATTCTGCAG GGTCACTCCTTTCCCATctcatgcatgtgtgtgagtgaggACAGACGCTGGATAGTAACAGTCGACAGAGGGCCAAGGAACATGGTGATGATATGGGACTCCTACTCTGG TATTCCTGTGAACACATTGTTTGAGTGCCACCCTGGCAGCAATGTTGCTGCTGTGGGGTTTTCAAACGACACAAAATACCTAGCAACTCTTGGGGATGCAGAAGTTCAA CAGAGTGTGGTTATTTGGGATTGGACCAGTAAAGAGCAGAAAAGTCTCTGCCATGTTGAACTCAGTCCCAAAGATGGTTTTCAA gaTCACATCATCTTTAACCCAAATGATAACACTCAGCTTCTCAGCGGCAGTAAAACTCACATATTAATCTACAAATGG GATGCAGAAGGCTTCAAATACTTTGCACTGAAGCTCAAGAAA GTCACCCCTGCAACTGATCCAGATGTATCTGCTCAGCTTACCACTGATCCCAGTAAAAGTATCCCCTTTGCTGACTTGTGTCTAAGTCGTTCAGTGTTTCACTGGAAAAAGCTTCAGGTCCTGAAAGCCATAGGAAGCTCGATTGTGGTGTGGGAAATTGGTAAAAACTTGACTGAAGATCAGACCCAGTGCTTCGGTAGAATCCAGACAGTCCACATCCAACAAGAGCCCATCACTGTTCTCACCATAACTGATAC TTATATAGTAACTGGTGACATACAAGGCAATGTCCGGTTTTATGACGAAAACTTCCTGCTTGTCAGCTGGTACACCGATTTCAACCAGGATCCCATAGTATATATTTCCTTTTCCAAGGAATTACCAAAAGAGCCTAATGAGGAGGACTACTTTCAGGATGTGGACCCGTTGATTATCAG GAGTTTCATCACTTCCACAATCAATGCCAAAATCATACATATGAACACACAGACCGGAGTCATTCAGACCGTTCTTCAGAGTGATTTTGACCCTCTCCATGCACTGGCATGCCATCCTTTTCAACCAGTTGTAGCCTTTGGCAACCTACAAGGCATGTTAAGACTATGGGATTATAACTGCAAAGCAATCATTGGCAACAGGATCTTTGAGACAGAAAAGCAGATTCAGTCTATTACCTTTGACCCAAAAG GTTTATTCTTGGCAGTGGGCTTTAGGACTGGAGCTCTTTACATACTGGATGCCACCACTTTGCAAAACAACCCTCAGGAAATCTTCAACTGCATTAAAGACAGCATACATCTGATCACCTTCTCTCATGACTCGCAGTACCTTGCCACTGCA GATGCTAGTAGAGTGGTATCGCTTTTCCGCAATGAGGGTCACAAAGACTCTTCGCCTCGGTGGATGTTTGTGGGCAGGTACTGCTCTCACTACAAGCCCATCCAAGACCTTCTTTTTGGGGTTCAGCTGTACAGCGCCAAGCCACGACTGCTCTCAGTGGGACTGGACCGTCAACTA GTGGAGTATGACTTGGAAAAGAGTGAGAGCAACAAGCTCCTCCTCATCAGCATAAAGCGCATAGAGCAAAGTGCCATGCCCCGGTGCATGACTTGGTATCCTTTTTTCAACCCAGAGGAGTTCCTTCTTGTCTCCTCAGACAATTACAAGATGAAACTTTTCAACAGCACAACCACGATGTGCAG aaaGACACTTCTTGGCCCGACCTATGGTTCTCCAATTAGAAAAATTGTGGTTCTTCCCAAGCCAACGGCATCTAAGACAAAATCACATCACCTGGCATTCATCACAGACGATAAG TTGGGTCTCCAGATTTTGCCGATGGACGGGAACCCCTACAAGTCCAGTGCTTTGATCTGCCATCCAACAGGCGCATCTAACTTTTCCTGCTCCTACGATGGCAAGTTTATCTTTACTGCAGGAGGATCTGACAGTAGTGCTCTGTCATGGAAAGTGAACTTAGA CGTGCTGGACGCAGCAGCCTCCTTGGGTGGAGCGGACATGGATCCTTTTTATTCACTCATCGAGGGTGGAAGAGACGGCAGGTTTTACAAG GAAATGGaggactttttcttttactgccaAATTCGTCATCAAGGCACTGACATGATGAAGAGAATAGAAGTATCTACCAAAATTCCTCTATCAGAAGTTCCCTTTTTAATGAGAGCTTTGGGACACTTTCCTACAGAACAAGAG ATAGAAGACATGTTCAATGAGATCAAATTCAGCAGATATGCTGAAACTGCAAAGTATGTGACTGATATTGACCTGGAGGACTTCATCAAGCTGTACATCAATCATCGACCGGCCTTCGGCATCTCCAGTGAAGAGCTTCTTCAAGCTTTTAATGTTCTTGGAAAAAAGAATCTTCTCGGGACCCCTATAATCCAGAAAAGTGAGATGATAAAATTTCTACAGGCTCGAG GAGAGCACATGACAGGAGAAGAGGTAGCAGAGTGTCTTACCACCCTTTTGGGGGTcaatgaaaaagaagaagaagaggcaCTCG AGGAATGTTCACTGGGGAGTGTGATCCCAGAAAGGATATCTGCGGAGTTATTTACACGTCAAATCCTTGGCTTACCATTGGCGATCAAGAAGAAAGTCAAAATTTCCTTTCAGAAATGA
- the cfap251 gene encoding WD repeat-containing protein 66 isoform X2: protein MSASSEPTEKPSLISAKKQQDSGYAGKEENVQTTHNITNVQGQSQVYTATQDTLFSKEADRPAMHTLSLERVFGMNPVLPIYSLQDSSHLIFLYASAHVGIIFNHTLNSQYILQGHSFPISCMCVSEDRRWIVTVDRGPRNMVMIWDSYSGIPVNTLFECHPGSNVAAVGFSNDTKYLATLGDAEVQSVVIWDWTSKEQKSLCHVELSPKDGFQDHIIFNPNDNTQLLSGSKTHILIYKWDAEGFKYFALKLKKVTPATDPDVSAQLTTDPSKSIPFADLCLSRSVFHWKKLQVLKAIGSSIVVWEIGKNLTEDQTQCFGRIQTVHIQQEPITVLTITDTYIVTGDIQGNVRFYDENFLLVSWYTDFNQDPIVYISFSKELPKEPNEEDYFQDVDPLIIRSFITSTINAKIIHMNTQTGVIQTVLQSDFDPLHALACHPFQPVVAFGNLQGMLRLWDYNCKAIIGNRIFETEKQIQSITFDPKGLFLAVGFRTGALYILDATTLQNNPQEIFNCIKDSIHLITFSHDSQYLATADASRVVSLFRNEGHKDSSPRWMFVGRYCSHYKPIQDLLFGVQLYSAKPRLLSVGLDRQLVEYDLEKSESNKLLLISIKRIEQSAMPRCMTWYPFFNPEEFLLVSSDNYKMKLFNSTTTMCRKTLLGPTYGSPIRKIVVLPKPTASKTKSHHLAFITDDKLGLQILPMDGNPYKSSALICHPTGASNFSCSYDGKFIFTAGGSDSSALSWKVNLDVLDAAASLGGADMDPFYSLIEGGRDGRFYKEMEDFFFYCQIRHQGTDMMKRIEVSTKIPLSEVPFLMRALGHFPTEQEIEDMFNEIKFSRYAETAKYVTDIDLEDFIKLYINHRPAFGISSEELLQAFNVLGKKNLLGTPIIQKSEMIKFLQARGEHMTGEEVAECLTTLLGVNEKEEEEALEECSLGSVIPERISAELFTRQILGLPLAIKKKVKISFQK, encoded by the exons ATGTCAGCAAGCAGCGAGCCTACAGAGAAACCAAGCTTGATAAGtgcaaaaaaacagcaggacaGTGGATATGCAGGTAAGGaagaaaatgtccaaacaaCACATAACATAACCAACGTGCAAGGGCAGTCTCAAGTCTACACAGCAACCCAAGACACACTCTTCTCAAAGGAGGCAGATCGTCCTGCAATGCATACCTTG TCACTGGAGAGGGTCTTCGGGATGAATCCTGTCCTCCCTATCTACAGTCTGCAAGACAGCAGTCATCTTATTTTCCTCTATGCCTCTGCTCATGTTGGGATCATATTCAACCACACCTTAAATTCCCAGTACATTCTGCAG GGTCACTCCTTTCCCATctcatgcatgtgtgtgagtgaggACAGACGCTGGATAGTAACAGTCGACAGAGGGCCAAGGAACATGGTGATGATATGGGACTCCTACTCTGG TATTCCTGTGAACACATTGTTTGAGTGCCACCCTGGCAGCAATGTTGCTGCTGTGGGGTTTTCAAACGACACAAAATACCTAGCAACTCTTGGGGATGCAGAAGTTCAA AGTGTGGTTATTTGGGATTGGACCAGTAAAGAGCAGAAAAGTCTCTGCCATGTTGAACTCAGTCCCAAAGATGGTTTTCAA gaTCACATCATCTTTAACCCAAATGATAACACTCAGCTTCTCAGCGGCAGTAAAACTCACATATTAATCTACAAATGG GATGCAGAAGGCTTCAAATACTTTGCACTGAAGCTCAAGAAA GTCACCCCTGCAACTGATCCAGATGTATCTGCTCAGCTTACCACTGATCCCAGTAAAAGTATCCCCTTTGCTGACTTGTGTCTAAGTCGTTCAGTGTTTCACTGGAAAAAGCTTCAGGTCCTGAAAGCCATAGGAAGCTCGATTGTGGTGTGGGAAATTGGTAAAAACTTGACTGAAGATCAGACCCAGTGCTTCGGTAGAATCCAGACAGTCCACATCCAACAAGAGCCCATCACTGTTCTCACCATAACTGATAC TTATATAGTAACTGGTGACATACAAGGCAATGTCCGGTTTTATGACGAAAACTTCCTGCTTGTCAGCTGGTACACCGATTTCAACCAGGATCCCATAGTATATATTTCCTTTTCCAAGGAATTACCAAAAGAGCCTAATGAGGAGGACTACTTTCAGGATGTGGACCCGTTGATTATCAG GAGTTTCATCACTTCCACAATCAATGCCAAAATCATACATATGAACACACAGACCGGAGTCATTCAGACCGTTCTTCAGAGTGATTTTGACCCTCTCCATGCACTGGCATGCCATCCTTTTCAACCAGTTGTAGCCTTTGGCAACCTACAAGGCATGTTAAGACTATGGGATTATAACTGCAAAGCAATCATTGGCAACAGGATCTTTGAGACAGAAAAGCAGATTCAGTCTATTACCTTTGACCCAAAAG GTTTATTCTTGGCAGTGGGCTTTAGGACTGGAGCTCTTTACATACTGGATGCCACCACTTTGCAAAACAACCCTCAGGAAATCTTCAACTGCATTAAAGACAGCATACATCTGATCACCTTCTCTCATGACTCGCAGTACCTTGCCACTGCA GATGCTAGTAGAGTGGTATCGCTTTTCCGCAATGAGGGTCACAAAGACTCTTCGCCTCGGTGGATGTTTGTGGGCAGGTACTGCTCTCACTACAAGCCCATCCAAGACCTTCTTTTTGGGGTTCAGCTGTACAGCGCCAAGCCACGACTGCTCTCAGTGGGACTGGACCGTCAACTA GTGGAGTATGACTTGGAAAAGAGTGAGAGCAACAAGCTCCTCCTCATCAGCATAAAGCGCATAGAGCAAAGTGCCATGCCCCGGTGCATGACTTGGTATCCTTTTTTCAACCCAGAGGAGTTCCTTCTTGTCTCCTCAGACAATTACAAGATGAAACTTTTCAACAGCACAACCACGATGTGCAG aaaGACACTTCTTGGCCCGACCTATGGTTCTCCAATTAGAAAAATTGTGGTTCTTCCCAAGCCAACGGCATCTAAGACAAAATCACATCACCTGGCATTCATCACAGACGATAAG TTGGGTCTCCAGATTTTGCCGATGGACGGGAACCCCTACAAGTCCAGTGCTTTGATCTGCCATCCAACAGGCGCATCTAACTTTTCCTGCTCCTACGATGGCAAGTTTATCTTTACTGCAGGAGGATCTGACAGTAGTGCTCTGTCATGGAAAGTGAACTTAGA CGTGCTGGACGCAGCAGCCTCCTTGGGTGGAGCGGACATGGATCCTTTTTATTCACTCATCGAGGGTGGAAGAGACGGCAGGTTTTACAAG GAAATGGaggactttttcttttactgccaAATTCGTCATCAAGGCACTGACATGATGAAGAGAATAGAAGTATCTACCAAAATTCCTCTATCAGAAGTTCCCTTTTTAATGAGAGCTTTGGGACACTTTCCTACAGAACAAGAG ATAGAAGACATGTTCAATGAGATCAAATTCAGCAGATATGCTGAAACTGCAAAGTATGTGACTGATATTGACCTGGAGGACTTCATCAAGCTGTACATCAATCATCGACCGGCCTTCGGCATCTCCAGTGAAGAGCTTCTTCAAGCTTTTAATGTTCTTGGAAAAAAGAATCTTCTCGGGACCCCTATAATCCAGAAAAGTGAGATGATAAAATTTCTACAGGCTCGAG GAGAGCACATGACAGGAGAAGAGGTAGCAGAGTGTCTTACCACCCTTTTGGGGGTcaatgaaaaagaagaagaagaggcaCTCG AGGAATGTTCACTGGGGAGTGTGATCCCAGAAAGGATATCTGCGGAGTTATTTACACGTCAAATCCTTGGCTTACCATTGGCGATCAAGAAGAAAGTCAAAATTTCCTTTCAGAAATGA